CATCAGTTAATCTGAAATCCTATCTGAAACCCGAAAAAATCCCAATTTTCAATTCTATTGTCATCCGGATGTTCAATAACACGTACAATTTTCAGCCCAATGGGGATGCTGAGCAAATTAGAAATTTGATGCTGATATTCGGCTGATAATTGAATATTGGCGCAATTCTCTGACCAATCGCAAAATCCAAATCCTGCTAATAAATAAATCCTTTGCATCCGCGCATTGCTGCTGATATTTCCTAAACCAAATTTATATTGCAGCCCAAAGGAGCGAAGCGCAACGCCGCCGGAACCAAGATAATAATATCCATCTTGTGTTGCTGTTTTCAGCCCCTGCTCAAAAATTTCATAAGAATTTAGCGTAAGCAATAATGTATTGAACGGCGTAAAATTCAAACCACAACTGATTTCATAAGACAACGGCGATTCACCGCCCTGCCTGTCCAAAATGACCCCTAATTTTGCAGATGCATGATATTTAGATGAGCCCTGTTGTGAAAAAATTGCAGTTGGACTAATAACGAAAAAGAGAAAAACCACAAGAAATATTTGGGTTAAATTTTTCATGACTCGCTCCTTGTGTTATTAAAATGCTCATCGCTTTTTCTACAGTTATTAAATAGCGCGAACCAACAAAAAGTTTCGCAAAAAATTACCGTCCAACTTTTACAACCAGATTATCAATCAACCGCGTCTTCCCGATTTTCACAGCCAACGCAATCAGCACATCAGACTTGATTTTAGATTGAAATTCAAGTGTTTCCGGGTGTAAAATTTCCACATAATCAATCTTGGCATCCGGCTGTTCATTGATCATATCTTTCATTTTTTGTTTGACTGTTTCTGCGTCCCTTTCGCCGGACAAAATAAGTTCCTCCGCCATCTTCAACGAACGATTTAAAACCAGCGCCTGTTCTCTTTCTTCCGGGGAAAGATAAGTATTTCGCGAGCTCATCGCCAATCCGTCATGTTCGCGGACAATGGGCGCAATGATAATGTCGATATCGAAATTCAAATCACGAGTCATTCGTTTTATGACAACCGCCTGCTGCGCATCTTTCTGGCCGAAAACAGCGACGTGCGGCTTGACTGCATTAAATAATTTTGCGACCACAGTAGTGACGCCGCGAAAATGTCCCGGTCTGGAAGCACCGCAGAGAATGTTCGTGATTTCTTCCACTTCGACGGAGGTCAAATAATTTTCCGGATACATTTCTTCCGTATCAGGAGAAAAAATGACGTCGCAGCCCTCTTTCTCTGCCAGCCGGCTATCGCGCTCAAAATTCCTGGGATACTGCGCAAAATCTTCGTTGGGACCAAATTGGGTCGGATTGACGAAAATGGACATGACCAACACGTCGCAGCGTTTTTTTGCCTCGCGCAAAAGACTCAAATGTCCCTCATGCAAATATCCCATCGTGGGCACAAAGCCGATTTTTTTGCCCTGACACCGAAGTTCATCGGACAATTGTTGCATCTCACGAATTGATTTGACTATTTTCACTATTAACGTCCCTGATCAATTTCAGATCCTTTCAAAGGTTCAAAACCTTTGAAAGGGTAAAAATTCAATAGCTTTCAGAATTATCTGGGAAATCCCCGGTTTTCACATCTTCCACATATTGCGCAAACGCCTCACGAATTTGCATGCCCAACTCAGCGTAAATGCGCACAAATTTCGGTCTGAATTTTTCAAATAGTCCCAGCATGTCATGGGTGACAAGAATCTGGCCGTCGCAATCAGGTCCGGCACCAATGCCAATGGTCGGCACTTTGACGGCTTCAGTGACTCGTTTTGCCGCCGCCGCCGGAATTTTTTCCAGTACAATGGAGAAAACACCTGCCTGCTCCAAAGCGATGGCGTCAGAAATGAGCCGTTCCACTGCTTCTTCTGTTCTTGCCTGCACTCTGTAACCGCCAAGCTGATTGATCGATTGCGGCGTCAAACCCAGATGTCCCATTACCGGAATACCGGCGCTAACAATGCGGTGAATCGTCTCTGCCATGGGCTCACCGCCCTCTAATTTCACGGCTTCTGCGCCGCCTTCCTTGATAAATCTGCCGGCGTTGCGCAGTGCG
This DNA window, taken from Calditrichota bacterium, encodes the following:
- a CDS encoding pantoate--beta-alanine ligase, with the translated sequence MKIVKSIREMQQLSDELRCQGKKIGFVPTMGYLHEGHLSLLREAKKRCDVLVMSIFVNPTQFGPNEDFAQYPRNFERDSRLAEKEGCDVIFSPDTEEMYPENYLTSVEVEEITNILCGASRPGHFRGVTTVVAKLFNAVKPHVAVFGQKDAQQAVVIKRMTRDLNFDIDIIIAPIVREHDGLAMSSRNTYLSPEEREQALVLNRSLKMAEELILSGERDAETVKQKMKDMINEQPDAKIDYVEILHPETLEFQSKIKSDVLIALAVKIGKTRLIDNLVVKVGR
- the panB gene encoding 3-methyl-2-oxobutanoate hydroxymethyltransferase codes for the protein METKKITVPVIMGMKERGEKISCLTAYDYLMALYLDDAGLDLILVGDSGAMVFSGHDTTIPITVDELIYHTKAASRGVKRALLVSDMPFLSYQISPEDALRNAGRFIKEGGAEAVKLEGGEPMAETIHRIVSAGIPVMGHLGLTPQSINQLGGYRVQARTEEAVERLISDAIALEQAGVFSIVLEKIPAAAAKRVTEAVKVPTIGIGAGPDCDGQILVTHDMLGLFEKFRPKFVRIYAELGMQIREAFAQYVEDVKTGDFPDNSESY